The nucleotide window CGATTTGTTTGGTGAGCATGTTGATCGGTTGGTTATAGATGATAAGAGCTTCTATAAAAGCATAATAAGTCAGTTGGAAGATATCTCGGCAGATCTCATCCCATCTGTAGAATTATTCAAAGAAGATAGCCCCATTTTCGATTCTTGGGCAATAGAAAAGAAGATAGAAACCATCTTTCATAGCCGCATCTATCTGCCCTCAGGGGGCAACATTAAGATAGAGCAAACCGAAGCATTGGTGGCAATTGATATTAATACCGGCAGTTTTACCGGTAAAAGCAATTACGATGAAACCGTGCGTAAAACAAATCTGGAAGCAGCGGCGGAAGCAGCCAGGCAAATACGCTTGCGTGATCTTTCGGGTGTTATAGTAATCGATTTCATCGATATGACCGATGAGAAGGCTAAAGCGGATGTCCTGGAAATTTTACGTAAAGGCCTCAAACGGGATCGAGCAAAGAACAAAGTATATCCATTTACTGAGCTTGGCATGGTTGAGATTACCCGTAAGCGCATGAGAGCTACAATTATGGCAAATTTTTCAGAGCCCTGTCCTTTCTGTAATGGAAGTGGGCGGATTATTAGTAAAGATGCCGTAACTATGCGGATTTACCGATGGTTAGTTCGCAGTGAGTACTTCATCCGTAATAAAAGATTGCGCATAGCGGTAAATCCCGAGCTTCTCAGTCATATTAAAGTGCACAACGAGGATTTTATCAGTTATCGAGATCAGATAGATTTTGCCGAAGATGGCACCATCCGAGTTGATCAATTTAAGGTTTAC belongs to Candidatus Cloacimonadota bacterium and includes:
- a CDS encoding Rne/Rng family ribonuclease; translated protein: MRKDSVNTEIIVNVHPLEKRVAVLEDNRLVELFVERKDHQNPVGNIYKGIVKDVLPGMGAAFIEIGLERTAFLHYSDIVLDFLEIYEDDKPHKRLNPDDSSQIGKLLKSGQEIVVQVHKGPIGSKGARLTGQISIPGKYLVLFPNKNKIAISRKIYSQGERSRIRNILSEIKDSSYGLIVRTEADGADEEDIRNEYKALAKTWRLIDKQLKFAKAPVCVFEENALVNYLIRDLFGEHVDRLVIDDKSFYKSIISQLEDISADLIPSVELFKEDSPIFDSWAIEKKIETIFHSRIYLPSGGNIKIEQTEALVAIDINTGSFTGKSNYDETVRKTNLEAAAEAARQIRLRDLSGVIVIDFIDMTDEKAKADVLEILRKGLKRDRAKNKVYPFTELGMVEITRKRMRATIMANFSEPCPFCNGSGRIISKDAVTMRIYRWLVRSEYFIRNKRLRIAVNPELLSHIKVHNEDFISYRDQIDFAEDGTIRVDQFKVYSLPGMEDVTSKYS